The Elaeis guineensis isolate ETL-2024a chromosome 13, EG11, whole genome shotgun sequence genome includes a region encoding these proteins:
- the LOC105056257 gene encoding basic helix-loop-helix protein 79 isoform X1, with protein sequence MVRWLVAPPSDLSVLDPQRGCLNGQQQHQQQLAHIGYVVPHTTSMQSFHSPNDDKRSRNISYIHDQIGDHGNGWPNLAGTKYLTIGAATTGEEEKSIKEQSDNSRKRKAENISHQKVGCGNTAEDGKKHKRVKEDRVRGGETAAKESPRANNKREASGDASKENVEPPKTDYIHVRARRGQATDSHSLAERVRRERISERMKYLQELVPGCNNITGKAGILDQIINYVQSLQRQVEFLSMNLAAVNPRLDFDIDHFFNREINVACNSGVMPVTDMSSEQLDPSYVQFTCLHPTSACCGLDMAMDSSDIVLHRTMSLPASVPGPILDSSLNVHGSSSSWNTGLQNLYGVEVLQGRGPAFPFQSLQGDILPCNLEMEM encoded by the exons ATGGTGCGATGGCTCGTGGCTCCTCCTTCCGATCTCTCCGTCTTAGATCCACAAAGAGGATGTCTCAATGGGCAACAACAACATCAGCAACAATTGGCTCATATTGGATATGTTGTTCCTCATACCACCTCAATGCAATCGTTTCACAGCCCTAATGATGACAAGAGAAGCAGAAATATTAGTTACATTCACGACCAAATTGGCGATCATGGCAATGGCTGGCCAAATCTTGCTGGCACTAAGTATTTAACTATTGGTGCTGCCACTACTGGGGAGGAGGAAAAAAGCATCAAGGAGCAGAGCGACAATTCGAGGAAGAGAAAGGCTGAGAACATCTCTCACCAAAAG GTGGGATGTGGCAACACTGCAGAGGATGGCAAGAAACATAAGAGAGTGAAAGAAGACAGAGTAAGAGGAGGAGAAACAGCAGCCAAAGAGAGCCCACGAGCCAACAACAAAAGGGAAGCCTCGGGAGACGCCTCCAAGGAGAACGTAGAGCCACCAAAGACCGACTACATCCATGTCAGAGCCCGTCGAGGCCAGGCCACAGATAGCCATAGCTTGGCTGAGAGG GTGAGGAGGGAGAGGATCAGTGAGAGGATGAAGTATCTGCAGGAGTTGGTGCCCGGGTGCAATAATATCACAGGGAAAGCCGGCATacttgatcagatcattaactatGTTCAGTCTCTCCAAAGGCAAGTCGAG TTCTTGTCCATGAATCTCGCTGCTGTGAACCCGAGGCTGGACTTCGACATTGATCATTTCTTCAACAGAGAG ATAAACGTAGCTTGCAATTCTGGAGTCATGCCAGTGACTGATATGTCATCTGAGCAGTTGGACCCGTCTTATGTTCAGTTCACCTGCTTGCATCCAACAAGTGCTTGTTGCGGACTTGACATGGCTATGGATTCCTCAGATATAGTCCTCCATAGAACCATGAGCTTGCCTGCATCAGTGCCTGGGCCAATCTTGGATTCAAGTCTCAAT GttcatggatcttcttcttcttggaacactGGCTTGCAGAACCTCTATGGTGTGGAAGTTCTTCAAGGAAGGGGCCCTGCCTTTCCCTTTCAATCACTGCAAG GTGATATCTTACCTTGCAATCTCGAAATGGAGatgtaa
- the LOC105056257 gene encoding uncharacterized protein isoform X2, translating to MVRWLVAPPSDLSVLDPQRGCLNGQQQHQQQLAHIGYVVPHTTSMQSFHSPNDDKRSRNISYIHDQIGDHGNGWPNLAGTKYLTIGAATTGEEEKSIKEQSDNSRKRKAENISHQKVGCGNTAEDGKKHKRVKEDRVRGGETAAKESPRANNKREASGDASKENVEPPKTDYIHVRARRGQATDSHSLAERVRRERISERMKYLQELVPGCNNITGKAGILDQIINYVQSLQRQVEFLSMNLAAVNPRLDFDIDHFFNREVHGSSSSWNTGLQNLYGVEVLQGRGPAFPFQSLQGDILPCNLEMEM from the exons ATGGTGCGATGGCTCGTGGCTCCTCCTTCCGATCTCTCCGTCTTAGATCCACAAAGAGGATGTCTCAATGGGCAACAACAACATCAGCAACAATTGGCTCATATTGGATATGTTGTTCCTCATACCACCTCAATGCAATCGTTTCACAGCCCTAATGATGACAAGAGAAGCAGAAATATTAGTTACATTCACGACCAAATTGGCGATCATGGCAATGGCTGGCCAAATCTTGCTGGCACTAAGTATTTAACTATTGGTGCTGCCACTACTGGGGAGGAGGAAAAAAGCATCAAGGAGCAGAGCGACAATTCGAGGAAGAGAAAGGCTGAGAACATCTCTCACCAAAAG GTGGGATGTGGCAACACTGCAGAGGATGGCAAGAAACATAAGAGAGTGAAAGAAGACAGAGTAAGAGGAGGAGAAACAGCAGCCAAAGAGAGCCCACGAGCCAACAACAAAAGGGAAGCCTCGGGAGACGCCTCCAAGGAGAACGTAGAGCCACCAAAGACCGACTACATCCATGTCAGAGCCCGTCGAGGCCAGGCCACAGATAGCCATAGCTTGGCTGAGAGG GTGAGGAGGGAGAGGATCAGTGAGAGGATGAAGTATCTGCAGGAGTTGGTGCCCGGGTGCAATAATATCACAGGGAAAGCCGGCATacttgatcagatcattaactatGTTCAGTCTCTCCAAAGGCAAGTCGAG TTCTTGTCCATGAATCTCGCTGCTGTGAACCCGAGGCTGGACTTCGACATTGATCATTTCTTCAACAGAGAG GttcatggatcttcttcttcttggaacactGGCTTGCAGAACCTCTATGGTGTGGAAGTTCTTCAAGGAAGGGGCCCTGCCTTTCCCTTTCAATCACTGCAAG GTGATATCTTACCTTGCAATCTCGAAATGGAGatgtaa